In a genomic window of Primulina huaijiensis isolate GDHJ02 chromosome 10, ASM1229523v2, whole genome shotgun sequence:
- the LOC140986696 gene encoding uncharacterized protein isoform X4 yields MRVHSLCQTALWGVFFVSLLGICSADDKTLFEVVGAAECADCNEYDIKTTDQAFSGLSASVDCKLEHGETKRMGDITKLDKDGKFKISVSQLHQDCYVQLHSPAAVPCVAQNGVESTKIVLKSQTNGIQTFGPSKNPQFSTATCASKTSWHFFKHPPFPYTHPWKKKFYKPPVPVYKPPVPVYKPPVPEHKPPVPVYKPKPPVYKPPVPVYKPKPPVYKPPPPVPVHKPKPPVYKPPVPVYKPPVPVYHPKPPVYKKPFPPLIPKIKFPPKHFHHPKFGHFHHPKFGHFPPLPPHHP; encoded by the exons ATGAGGGTTCATTCCCTTTGTCAGACAGCCCTTTGGGGCGTTTTCTTTGTGTCTTTATTGGGGATTTGCAGTGCAGATGACAAGACATTGTTCGAGGTTGTCGGGGCAGCGGAGTGTGCTGATTGCAATGAGTATGACATTAAAACTACTGATCAGGCATTTTCAG GTCTCAGTGCGAGCGTTGATTGTAAGCTCGAACACGGGGAAACAAAAAGAATGGGAGATATAACCAAGCTCGACAAAGATGGAAAATTCAAGATCTCAGTCTCACAACTCCATCAAGATTGCTACGTGCAGCTCCACAGCCCCGCCGCAGTCCCCTGCGTAGCTCAAAATGGCGTCGAATCCACGAAAATCGTCTTGAAATCCCAAACGAATGGTATTCAAACCTTCGGGCCGAGTAAAAATCCGCAGTTCTCAACTGCAACGTGTGCATCTAAAACCTCTTGGCATTTCTTCAAGCACCCGCCTTTTCCATACACCCATCCGTGGAAGAAAAAATTCTACAAGCCGCCTGTCCCAGTCTACAAACCGCCCGTTCCCGTCTACAAGCCACCAGTTCCAGAGCACAAGCCGCCCGTTCCCGTCTACAAGCCAAAACCACCAGTTTACAAGCCGCCGGTTCCCGTGTACAAGCCAAAACCACCAGTTTACAAGCCACCC CCGCCGGTCCCCGTCCACAAGCCAAAACCACCCGTTTACAAGCCACCGGTACCAGTATACAAACCACCAGTTCCAGTCTACCATCCAAAACCACCAGTGTATAAGAAGCCATTCCCTCCATTGATCCCGAAGATCAAATTTCCTCCAAAGCACTTCCACCACCCCAAATTCGGACACTTCCACCACCCCAAATTCGGGCACTTCCCACCACTACCTCCGCATCATCCTTAA
- the LOC140986696 gene encoding uncharacterized protein isoform X2: protein MRVHSLCQTALWGVFFVSLLGICSADDKTLFEVVGAAECADCNEYDIKTTDQAFSGLSASVDCKLEHGETKRMGDITKLDKDGKFKISVSQLHQDCYVQLHSPAAVPCVAQNGVESTKIVLKSQTNGIQTFGPSKNPQFSTATCASKTSWHFFKHPPFPYTHPWKKKFYKPPVPVYKPPVPVYKPPVPEHKPPVPVYKPKPPVYKPPVPVYKPKPPVYKPPPKPPVHKPKPPVPVHKPKPPVYKPPVPVYKPPVPVYHPKPPVYKKPFPPLIPKIKFPPKHFHHPKFGHFHHPKFGHFPPLPPHHP from the exons ATGAGGGTTCATTCCCTTTGTCAGACAGCCCTTTGGGGCGTTTTCTTTGTGTCTTTATTGGGGATTTGCAGTGCAGATGACAAGACATTGTTCGAGGTTGTCGGGGCAGCGGAGTGTGCTGATTGCAATGAGTATGACATTAAAACTACTGATCAGGCATTTTCAG GTCTCAGTGCGAGCGTTGATTGTAAGCTCGAACACGGGGAAACAAAAAGAATGGGAGATATAACCAAGCTCGACAAAGATGGAAAATTCAAGATCTCAGTCTCACAACTCCATCAAGATTGCTACGTGCAGCTCCACAGCCCCGCCGCAGTCCCCTGCGTAGCTCAAAATGGCGTCGAATCCACGAAAATCGTCTTGAAATCCCAAACGAATGGTATTCAAACCTTCGGGCCGAGTAAAAATCCGCAGTTCTCAACTGCAACGTGTGCATCTAAAACCTCTTGGCATTTCTTCAAGCACCCGCCTTTTCCATACACCCATCCGTGGAAGAAAAAATTCTACAAGCCGCCTGTCCCAGTCTACAAACCGCCCGTTCCCGTCTACAAGCCACCAGTTCCAGAGCACAAGCCGCCCGTTCCCGTCTACAAGCCAAAACCACCAGTTTACAAGCCGCCGGTTCCCGTGTACAAGCCAAAACCACCAGTTTACAAGCCACCC CCAAAACCACCAGTCCACAAGCCAAAGCCGCCGGTCCCCGTCCACAAGCCAAAACCACCCGTTTACAAGCCACCGGTACCAGTATACAAACCACCAGTTCCAGTCTACCATCCAAAACCACCAGTGTATAAGAAGCCATTCCCTCCATTGATCCCGAAGATCAAATTTCCTCCAAAGCACTTCCACCACCCCAAATTCGGACACTTCCACCACCCCAAATTCGGGCACTTCCCACCACTACCTCCGCATCATCCTTAA
- the LOC140986696 gene encoding uncharacterized protein isoform X1, giving the protein MRVHSLCQTALWGVFFVSLLGICSADDKTLFEVVGAAECADCNEYDIKTTDQAFSGLSASVDCKLEHGETKRMGDITKLDKDGKFKISVSQLHQDCYVQLHSPAAVPCVAQNGVESTKIVLKSQTNGIQTFGPSKNPQFSTATCASKTSWHFFKHPPFPYTHPWKKKFYKPPVPVYKPPVPVYKPPVPEHKPPVPVYKPKPPVYKPPVPVYKPKPPVYKPPVPLYKPPVPIYKPKPPVHKPKPPVPVHKPKPPVYKPPVPVYKPPVPVYHPKPPVYKKPFPPLIPKIKFPPKHFHHPKFGHFHHPKFGHFPPLPPHHP; this is encoded by the exons ATGAGGGTTCATTCCCTTTGTCAGACAGCCCTTTGGGGCGTTTTCTTTGTGTCTTTATTGGGGATTTGCAGTGCAGATGACAAGACATTGTTCGAGGTTGTCGGGGCAGCGGAGTGTGCTGATTGCAATGAGTATGACATTAAAACTACTGATCAGGCATTTTCAG GTCTCAGTGCGAGCGTTGATTGTAAGCTCGAACACGGGGAAACAAAAAGAATGGGAGATATAACCAAGCTCGACAAAGATGGAAAATTCAAGATCTCAGTCTCACAACTCCATCAAGATTGCTACGTGCAGCTCCACAGCCCCGCCGCAGTCCCCTGCGTAGCTCAAAATGGCGTCGAATCCACGAAAATCGTCTTGAAATCCCAAACGAATGGTATTCAAACCTTCGGGCCGAGTAAAAATCCGCAGTTCTCAACTGCAACGTGTGCATCTAAAACCTCTTGGCATTTCTTCAAGCACCCGCCTTTTCCATACACCCATCCGTGGAAGAAAAAATTCTACAAGCCGCCTGTCCCAGTCTACAAACCGCCCGTTCCCGTCTACAAGCCACCAGTTCCAGAGCACAAGCCGCCCGTTCCCGTCTACAAGCCAAAACCACCAGTTTACAAGCCGCCGGTTCCCGTGTACAAGCCAAAACCACCAGTTTACAAGCCACCCGTTCCCCTCTACAAGCCGCCGGTTCCCATCTACAAGCCAAAACCACCAGTCCACAAGCCAAAGCCGCCGGTCCCCGTCCACAAGCCAAAACCACCCGTTTACAAGCCACCGGTACCAGTATACAAACCACCAGTTCCAGTCTACCATCCAAAACCACCAGTGTATAAGAAGCCATTCCCTCCATTGATCCCGAAGATCAAATTTCCTCCAAAGCACTTCCACCACCCCAAATTCGGACACTTCCACCACCCCAAATTCGGGCACTTCCCACCACTACCTCCGCATCATCCTTAA
- the LOC140986696 gene encoding uncharacterized protein isoform X3: protein MRVHSLCQTALWGVFFVSLLGICSADDKTLFEVVGAAECADCNEYDIKTTDQAFSGLSASVDCKLEHGETKRMGDITKLDKDGKFKISVSQLHQDCYVQLHSPAAVPCVAQNGVESTKIVLKSQTNGIQTFGPSKNPQFSTATCASKTSWHFFKHPPFPYTHPWKKKFYKPPVPVYKPPVPVYKPPVPEHKPPVPVYKPKPPVYKPPVPVYKPKPPVYKPPVPLYKPPPPVPVHKPKPPVYKPPVPVYKPPVPVYHPKPPVYKKPFPPLIPKIKFPPKHFHHPKFGHFHHPKFGHFPPLPPHHP, encoded by the exons ATGAGGGTTCATTCCCTTTGTCAGACAGCCCTTTGGGGCGTTTTCTTTGTGTCTTTATTGGGGATTTGCAGTGCAGATGACAAGACATTGTTCGAGGTTGTCGGGGCAGCGGAGTGTGCTGATTGCAATGAGTATGACATTAAAACTACTGATCAGGCATTTTCAG GTCTCAGTGCGAGCGTTGATTGTAAGCTCGAACACGGGGAAACAAAAAGAATGGGAGATATAACCAAGCTCGACAAAGATGGAAAATTCAAGATCTCAGTCTCACAACTCCATCAAGATTGCTACGTGCAGCTCCACAGCCCCGCCGCAGTCCCCTGCGTAGCTCAAAATGGCGTCGAATCCACGAAAATCGTCTTGAAATCCCAAACGAATGGTATTCAAACCTTCGGGCCGAGTAAAAATCCGCAGTTCTCAACTGCAACGTGTGCATCTAAAACCTCTTGGCATTTCTTCAAGCACCCGCCTTTTCCATACACCCATCCGTGGAAGAAAAAATTCTACAAGCCGCCTGTCCCAGTCTACAAACCGCCCGTTCCCGTCTACAAGCCACCAGTTCCAGAGCACAAGCCGCCCGTTCCCGTCTACAAGCCAAAACCACCAGTTTACAAGCCGCCGGTTCCCGTGTACAAGCCAAAACCACCAGTTTACAAGCCACCCGTTCCCCTCTACAAGCCGCCG CCGCCGGTCCCCGTCCACAAGCCAAAACCACCCGTTTACAAGCCACCGGTACCAGTATACAAACCACCAGTTCCAGTCTACCATCCAAAACCACCAGTGTATAAGAAGCCATTCCCTCCATTGATCCCGAAGATCAAATTTCCTCCAAAGCACTTCCACCACCCCAAATTCGGACACTTCCACCACCCCAAATTCGGGCACTTCCCACCACTACCTCCGCATCATCCTTAA
- the LOC140986696 gene encoding uncharacterized protein isoform X5, with product MRVHSLCQTALWGVFFVSLLGICSADDKTLFEVVGAAECADCNEYDIKTTDQAFSGLSASVDCKLEHGETKRMGDITKLDKDGKFKISVSQLHQDCYVQLHSPAAVPCVAQNGVESTKIVLKSQTNGIQTFGPSKNPQFSTATCASKTSWHFFKHPPFPYTHPWKKKFYKPPVPVYKPPVPVYKPPVPEHKPPVPVYKPKPPVYKPPPKPPVHKPKPPVPVHKPKPPVYKPPVPVYKPPVPVYHPKPPVYKKPFPPLIPKIKFPPKHFHHPKFGHFHHPKFGHFPPLPPHHP from the exons ATGAGGGTTCATTCCCTTTGTCAGACAGCCCTTTGGGGCGTTTTCTTTGTGTCTTTATTGGGGATTTGCAGTGCAGATGACAAGACATTGTTCGAGGTTGTCGGGGCAGCGGAGTGTGCTGATTGCAATGAGTATGACATTAAAACTACTGATCAGGCATTTTCAG GTCTCAGTGCGAGCGTTGATTGTAAGCTCGAACACGGGGAAACAAAAAGAATGGGAGATATAACCAAGCTCGACAAAGATGGAAAATTCAAGATCTCAGTCTCACAACTCCATCAAGATTGCTACGTGCAGCTCCACAGCCCCGCCGCAGTCCCCTGCGTAGCTCAAAATGGCGTCGAATCCACGAAAATCGTCTTGAAATCCCAAACGAATGGTATTCAAACCTTCGGGCCGAGTAAAAATCCGCAGTTCTCAACTGCAACGTGTGCATCTAAAACCTCTTGGCATTTCTTCAAGCACCCGCCTTTTCCATACACCCATCCGTGGAAGAAAAAATTCTACAAGCCGCCTGTCCCAGTCTACAAACCGCCCGTTCCCGTCTACAAGCCACCAGTTCCAGAGCACAAGCCGCCCGTTCCCGTCTACAAGCCAAAACCACCAGTTTACAAGCCGCCG CCAAAACCACCAGTCCACAAGCCAAAGCCGCCGGTCCCCGTCCACAAGCCAAAACCACCCGTTTACAAGCCACCGGTACCAGTATACAAACCACCAGTTCCAGTCTACCATCCAAAACCACCAGTGTATAAGAAGCCATTCCCTCCATTGATCCCGAAGATCAAATTTCCTCCAAAGCACTTCCACCACCCCAAATTCGGACACTTCCACCACCCCAAATTCGGGCACTTCCCACCACTACCTCCGCATCATCCTTAA
- the LOC140986696 gene encoding uncharacterized protein isoform X6, translating to MRVHSLCQTALWGVFFVSLLGICSADDKTLFEVVGAAECADCNEYDIKTTDQAFSGLSASVDCKLEHGETKRMGDITKLDKDGKFKISVSQLHQDCYVQLHSPAAVPCVAQNGVESTKIVLKSQTNGIQTFGPSKNPQFSTATCASKTSWHFFKHPPFPYTHPWKKKFYKPPVPVYKPPVPVYKPPVPEHKPPVPVYKPKPPVYKPPPPVPVHKPKPPVYKPPVPVYKPPVPVYHPKPPVYKKPFPPLIPKIKFPPKHFHHPKFGHFHHPKFGHFPPLPPHHP from the exons ATGAGGGTTCATTCCCTTTGTCAGACAGCCCTTTGGGGCGTTTTCTTTGTGTCTTTATTGGGGATTTGCAGTGCAGATGACAAGACATTGTTCGAGGTTGTCGGGGCAGCGGAGTGTGCTGATTGCAATGAGTATGACATTAAAACTACTGATCAGGCATTTTCAG GTCTCAGTGCGAGCGTTGATTGTAAGCTCGAACACGGGGAAACAAAAAGAATGGGAGATATAACCAAGCTCGACAAAGATGGAAAATTCAAGATCTCAGTCTCACAACTCCATCAAGATTGCTACGTGCAGCTCCACAGCCCCGCCGCAGTCCCCTGCGTAGCTCAAAATGGCGTCGAATCCACGAAAATCGTCTTGAAATCCCAAACGAATGGTATTCAAACCTTCGGGCCGAGTAAAAATCCGCAGTTCTCAACTGCAACGTGTGCATCTAAAACCTCTTGGCATTTCTTCAAGCACCCGCCTTTTCCATACACCCATCCGTGGAAGAAAAAATTCTACAAGCCGCCTGTCCCAGTCTACAAACCGCCCGTTCCCGTCTACAAGCCACCAGTTCCAGAGCACAAGCCGCCCGTTCCCGTCTACAAGCCAAAACCACCAGTTTACAAGCCGCCG CCGCCGGTCCCCGTCCACAAGCCAAAACCACCCGTTTACAAGCCACCGGTACCAGTATACAAACCACCAGTTCCAGTCTACCATCCAAAACCACCAGTGTATAAGAAGCCATTCCCTCCATTGATCCCGAAGATCAAATTTCCTCCAAAGCACTTCCACCACCCCAAATTCGGACACTTCCACCACCCCAAATTCGGGCACTTCCCACCACTACCTCCGCATCATCCTTAA
- the LOC140986646 gene encoding V-type proton ATPase 16 kDa proteolipid subunit yields the protein MSSTFSGDETAPFFGFLGAAAALVFSCMGAAYGTAKSGVGVASMGVMRPELVMKSIVPVVMAGVLGIYGLIIAVIISTGINPKAKSYYLFDGYAHLSSGLSCGLAGLAAGMAIGIVGDAGVRANAQQPKLFVGMILILIFAEALALYGLIVGIILSSRAGQSRAE from the exons ATGTCTTCGACCTTCAGCGGCGATGAAACTGCTCCCTTCTTCGGATTCCTCGGCGCCGCTGCGGCCCTTGTTTTCTCTT GTATGGGTGCTGCATATGGGACTGCTAAGAGTGGCGTTGGTGTTGCTTCGATGGGGGTGATGAGGCCAGAGCTGGTAATGAAATCAATCGTGCCAGTGGTTATGGCTGGTGTTTTGGGTATTTACGGTCTCATTATTGCTGTGATTATCAGCACTGGTATTAACCCTAAAGCTAAGTCTTATTACCTGTTTGATGGCTATGCTCATCTCTCTTCGGGCCTTTCTTGTGGACTCGCTGGGCTGGCTGCGGGAATGGCCATCGGGATTGTCGGAGATGCTGGTGTTAG GGCTAACGCACAGCAGCCAAAGCTTTTTGTAGGGATGATCCTCATTCTCATTTTCGCTGAAGCTCTGGCACTCTACGGCCTAATTGTTGGCATTATTTTGTCTTCTCGAGCCGGCCAGTCTAGAGCTGAGTAG
- the LOC140986996 gene encoding uncharacterized protein translates to MFFNGYGYHGMSFEQTYRCYPASFIDKAQIENGDKVIMPPSALDRLASLQIDYPMLFELGNAATERVSHCGVLEFIAEEGMIYMPYWMMENLLLQEGDIVRVKNVTLPKGTYVKLQPHTKDFLDISNPKAILETTLRNFSCLTTGDSIMVAYNNKKYYIDIIESKPSNAITIIETDCEVDFAPPLDYKEPEKPALSIPTSKRTEGQEPTAETEPNFNPFTGTARRLDGKPLKTQPPPASSSAPTFKNLNASNDGGQASASSSSSQSTSRQSQGKLVFGSNANRTSESSKDTSKDTKQEPPKKEDPKFQAFTGKKYSLKG, encoded by the exons ATG TTTTTTAACGGATATGGATACCATGGAATGTCATTTGAGCAAACATATCGGTGCTATCCTGCGTCTTTCATCGACAAG GCACAGATAGAAAATGGTGACAAAG TAATCATGCCTCCTTCGGCTCTAGATCGCCTTG CATCACTTCAAATTGATTACCCTATGTTGTTTGAGCTTGGAAACGCTGCAACTGAACGAGTTTCTCATTGTGGAGTTCTGGAATTCATTGCAGAAGAAGGCATGATATATATGCCTTACTGG ATGATGGAGAATCTGTTGTTGCAAGAAGGAGATATTGTACGGGTAAAAAATGTAACTCTTCCAAAGGGTACATATGTCAAATTGCAACCTCACACAAAGGATTTCTTGGATATATCAAATCCAAAAGCTAT CTTGGAGACGACATTAAGGAATTTTTCTTGTTTGACCACGGGGGATAGTATCATGGTGGCttataacaataaaaaatattacatagaTATAATCGAGTCGAAGCCTTCTAATGCCATAACTATTATCGAAACCGATTGTGAAGTGGACTTTGCTCCTCCTCTCGATTACAAGGAGCCGGAAAAACCTGCACTGTCAATTCCAACAAGCAAAAGAACAGAAG GCCAGGAGCCTACAGCTGAGACTGAACCGAACTTCAATCCATTTACTGGTACTGCGAGAAGACTGGATGGAAAACCCCTGAAAACCCAGCCTCCACCAGCCTCTTCATCTGCGCCCACTTTCAAGAACCTGAATGCCTCCAATGATGGTGGACAAGCTTCTGCATCCAGTTCCAGTTCACAGAGCACCAGTCGCCAGTCTCAGGGCAAGCTTGTTTTTGGTTCAAATGCAAACCGCACCAGTGAATCATCAAAG GACACTTCAAAAGACACCAAACAAGAGCCTCCAAAGAAAGAAGACCCCAAATTCCAGGCCTTCACTGGGAAGAAATACTCTTTGAAGGGTTGA
- the LOC140986275 gene encoding fructose-bisphosphate aldolase 1, chloroplastic-like produces the protein MASASFLKSSPVLDKSEFVKGHSLLRHPSTSAATIRCQPKAAPSPLTVRASSYADELVKTAKTVASPGRGILAIDESNATCGKRLASIGLDNTEANRQAYRTLLVAAPGLGQYISGAILFEETLYQSTIDGKKIVDVLVEQNIVPGIKVDKGLVPLAGSNDESWCQGLDGLASRSAAYYQQGARFAKWRTVVSIPNGPSALAVKEAAWGLARYAAISQEAGLVPIVEPEILLDGEHGIDRTYEVALKVWAEVFFYLAENNVLFEGILLKPSMVTPGAECKEKATPEQVAAYTLGLLRKRIPPAVPGIMFLSGGQSEVEATLNLNAMNQAPNPWHVSFSYARALQNTCLKTWGGRPENVKAAQEALLIRAKANSLAQLGKYTTEGESEEAKTGMFVKGYSY, from the exons ATGGCCTCAGCCTCATTCCTCAAGTCATCTCCTGTTCTTGACAAGTCTGAGTTCGTTAAAGGCCACTCCCTTCTCCGCCACCCATCCACCTCCGCTGCCACCATCCGCTGCCAGCCCAAGGCGGCACCATCACCGCTCACCGTCCGTGCATCCTCCTATGCCGATGAGCTCGTCAAGACTGCG AAAACTGTTGCATCACCAGGGCGTGGTATTCTTGCCATAGATGAATCAAACGCGACTTGTGGGAAGCGTCTAGCATCCATTGGGCTCGATAACACCGAGGCGAACCGTCAGGCTTATCGCACTCTTCTCGTGGCTGCCCCTGGACTCGGCCAGTACATCTCTGGTGCAATCTTATTCGAGGAGACTCTCTACCAATCCACCATTGATGGCAAGAAAATAGTGGATGTTCTTGTTGAGCAGAATATTGTCCCCGGCATTAAAGTCGATAAG GGTTTGGTTCCACTTGCTGGTTCAAATGACGAGTCATGGTGCCAAGGTCTTGATGGCCTCGCCTCTCGCTCCGCTGCTTACTACCAACAAGGTGCTCGTTTCGCCAAATG GCGTACTGTGGTGAGCATTCCCAATGGTCCATCTGCCTTGGCAGTGAAGGAGGCGGCCTGGGGCCTAGCCCGCTATGCCGCCATTTCTCAG GAGGCTGGATTGGTCCCAATTGTGGAGCCAGAGATCTTGCTAGATGGCGAGCACGGGATTGACAGGACTTATGAGGTAGCTTTGAAGGTGTGGGCTGAGGTGTTTTTCTACTTAGCCGAAAACAATGTGTTGTTTGAGGGTATTCTCCTCAAACCAAGCATGGTGACTCCTGGTGCAGAATGTAAGGAAAAGGCGACACCCGAACAGGTTGCTGCATACACACTCGGCCTCCTCCGAAAGCGAATCCCCCCAGCCGTTCCTGGAATCATG TTCTTGTCTGGTGGGCAATCTGAGGTGGAAGCAACCTTGAACTTGAATGCCATGAACCAAGCCCCGAACCCGTGGCACGTATCGTTTTCCTACGCAAGAGCTCTTCAAAACACATGCCTGAAGACTTGGGGAGGCCGCCCGGAGAACGTGAAGGCGGCTCAGGAAGCTTTGCTCATCAGGGCCAAGGCTAACTCGTTAGCTCAACTCGGCAAGTACACCACCGAGGGAGAATCAGAGGAAGCCAAGACAGGAATGTTTGTGAAAGGCTACAGCTACTAA
- the LOC140986463 gene encoding uncharacterized protein, translating into MADDEMPIRLMNFVSEEQLEETRRTRGVRVEDGTAQRDRSLYEILQENKDKKDAEFNERFKHRPPKALDEDETEFLDNLEMSKKEYERQLADEEKMQLENFQAAVAAQSTAVHELKEAPSVSKVQEKKSVLGRRNTAARPLGMIIKVNPQTKKAKTDSADAEEASTVVRSCNTDTKDTARNQDGDNDESRLVSSSSGLVSYSSDESEED; encoded by the coding sequence ATGGCGGATGATGAGATGCCGATAAGGTTGATGAATTTCGTCTCGGAAGAGCAGTTGGAAGAAACTCGGAGAACTCGGGGTGTTCGAGTGGAAGATGGTACTGCGCAGAGAGACAGGTCTCTTTACGAGATTTTGCAGGAAAACAAGGATAAGAAGGATGCTGAATTCAACGAACGATTCAAGCACAGGCCACCTAAAGCTTTGGATGAAGACGAGACTGAGTTTCTCGATAACCTGGAAATGTCGAAAAAAGAATATGAGCGACAGCTTGCAGATGAAGAAAAGATGCAGCTGGAGAACTTTCAGGCAGCCGTAGCAGCACAATCTACTGCTGTACATGAGCTGAAGGAGGCCCCGTCAGTTTCCAAGGTCCAGGAAAAGAAATCAGTTCTAGGAAGGAGGAATACAGCAGCTCGTCCGCTGGGAATGATAATTAAAGTGAACCCACAAACGAAGAAAGCAAAAACAGACTCTGCGGATGCAGAAGAAGCTTCGACTGTGGTAAGATCATGTAATACTGATACAAAAGATACCGCGAGAAATCAAGACGGTGATAATGATGAGTCTAGGCTTGTATCTAGTAGCAGTGGTTTGGTGTCATATAGTAGTGATGAAAGTGAAGAAGATTGA